One Glutamicibacter mishrai genomic window carries:
- a CDS encoding aspartate aminotransferase family protein — translation MSEQLTEEITGEQIAAGKRAYELDREHVFHSWQAQGPFTPMTILKTEGSYVWDGEGNKLIDLSSQLVNTNIGHQHPKVIAAIQEQAGKIATIAPQHVNEARSEAARLVAKHTPGELNKIFFTNGGADAVEHAVRMARVHTGKHKVLSAYRSYHGGTHLAVNITGDPRRFASDHASDGVVHFFPAYPYRSYFNSTTPEEETQRALKHLEDTILLEGPGTIAAIILESIPGTAGIYLPPPGYLQGVRELTKKHGIVYIADEVMAGFGRSGEWFAVNHFDVVPDLMTFAKGVNSGYVPLGGVAISPEIFETFRENAYPGGLTYSGHPLACAATVATITAMEDEGMVENAKRLGEEIIGPRLAQFAADHPSVGEVRGTGVFWAIELVKNRETREPLAAYGGSSPQMNQVIGAAKKAGLLPFANFNRLHVVPAMNIEDEVLIEALDRLEQALIVADSFVE, via the coding sequence ATGAGCGAGCAGTTGACCGAAGAAATCACCGGCGAGCAGATCGCCGCCGGCAAGCGCGCCTACGAGCTGGATCGGGAACATGTGTTCCATTCCTGGCAGGCGCAGGGGCCCTTCACCCCGATGACCATCCTGAAGACCGAGGGATCCTATGTGTGGGACGGCGAGGGCAACAAGCTCATTGACCTCTCCAGCCAGCTGGTGAACACCAATATCGGCCACCAGCATCCCAAGGTCATCGCCGCCATCCAGGAGCAGGCCGGCAAGATCGCCACGATCGCCCCGCAGCATGTGAACGAGGCACGCTCCGAGGCGGCGCGGCTGGTCGCCAAGCACACCCCGGGCGAGTTGAACAAGATCTTCTTCACCAATGGCGGCGCGGATGCGGTGGAGCATGCGGTGCGCATGGCCCGGGTGCACACCGGCAAGCACAAGGTGCTATCGGCCTACCGTTCCTACCATGGCGGCACCCACCTGGCGGTGAATATCACCGGTGATCCGCGGCGCTTCGCTTCGGATCATGCCAGCGACGGGGTCGTGCATTTCTTCCCCGCCTACCCGTACCGCTCCTACTTCAACTCCACCACGCCAGAAGAGGAGACCCAGCGGGCGCTGAAGCACCTGGAAGATACGATCCTGCTGGAAGGCCCCGGCACCATCGCCGCGATCATCTTGGAATCCATTCCGGGTACCGCCGGGATCTACCTGCCGCCTCCCGGATACCTCCAGGGTGTTCGCGAGCTGACCAAGAAGCACGGCATCGTATACATCGCCGACGAGGTGATGGCCGGTTTCGGGCGCAGCGGTGAATGGTTCGCGGTGAACCACTTTGATGTGGTGCCGGATCTGATGACCTTTGCCAAGGGCGTGAACTCCGGTTATGTGCCACTGGGCGGCGTGGCCATCAGCCCGGAGATCTTCGAGACCTTCCGCGAGAACGCATACCCTGGCGGGCTGACCTACTCGGGCCATCCGCTGGCCTGTGCCGCTACGGTCGCCACCATCACCGCGATGGAGGATGAGGGCATGGTGGAGAATGCCAAGCGCCTCGGCGAGGAAATCATCGGCCCGCGTCTGGCACAGTTCGCCGCTGACCATCCATCGGTGGGCGAGGTGCGCGGCACCGGGGTGTTCTGGGCGATCGAGCTGGTGAAGAACCGGGAAACCCGTGAGCCGCTGGCCGCCTATGGTGGCAGCAGCCCTCAGATGAACCAGGTGATCGGCGCGGCGAAGAAGGCTGGCCTGCTGCCGTTCGCCAACTTCAACCGGCTGCACGTGGTTCCGGCGATGAATATCGAGGACGAGGTGCTCATCGAAGCGTTGGATCGCCTCGAGCAGGCGCTGATCGTGGCAGATAGCTTCGTCGAATAA